A window of the Triplophysa rosa linkage group LG23, Trosa_1v2, whole genome shotgun sequence genome harbors these coding sequences:
- the naa50 gene encoding N-alpha-acetyltransferase 50 isoform X1 — protein MKGSRIELGDVTPHNIKQLKRLNQVIFPVSYNDKFYKDVLEVGELAKLAYFNDIAVGAVCCRVDHSQNQKRLYIMTLGCLAPYRRLGIGTKMLNHVLNICEKDGTFDNIYLHVQISNESAIDFYQKFGFEIIETKKNYYKRIEPADAHVLQKSLRSTCVPPAGELQKAD, from the exons Atgaaagg TAGCCGGATCGAGTTGGGGGACGTTACTCCCCACAACATTAAACAATTGAAGCGTCTGAACCAAGTGATATTTCCTGTGAGCTACAATGACAAATTCTACAAAGATGTTCTGGAGGTAGGAGAGCTCGCCAAGCTAG CATACTTCAACGACATTGCAGTCGGTGCCGTCTGCTGTAGAGTGGATCACTCTCAGAATCAGAAGCGACTCTACATCATGACATTGGGCTGTCTAGCACCTTACCGCAGACTTGGCATAG gaaCAAAAATGCTGAACCATGTGTTGAACATTTGTGAGAAGGAtggcacttttgacaacatttATCT TCACGTGCAGATTAGCAATGAGTCTGCAATTGACTTCTACCAGAAATTTGGCTTTGAGATCATCGAGACAAAAAAGAACTATTACAAGAGGATAGAGCCAGCAGATGCACACGTTCTTCAGAAAAGCCTCCGCAGTACATGTGTGCCCCCAGCAGGAGAGCTACAGAAAGCTGACTAG
- the naa50 gene encoding N-alpha-acetyltransferase 50 isoform X2, with translation MKGRIELGDVTPHNIKQLKRLNQVIFPVSYNDKFYKDVLEVGELAKLAYFNDIAVGAVCCRVDHSQNQKRLYIMTLGCLAPYRRLGIGTKMLNHVLNICEKDGTFDNIYLHVQISNESAIDFYQKFGFEIIETKKNYYKRIEPADAHVLQKSLRSTCVPPAGELQKAD, from the exons Atgaaagg CCGGATCGAGTTGGGGGACGTTACTCCCCACAACATTAAACAATTGAAGCGTCTGAACCAAGTGATATTTCCTGTGAGCTACAATGACAAATTCTACAAAGATGTTCTGGAGGTAGGAGAGCTCGCCAAGCTAG CATACTTCAACGACATTGCAGTCGGTGCCGTCTGCTGTAGAGTGGATCACTCTCAGAATCAGAAGCGACTCTACATCATGACATTGGGCTGTCTAGCACCTTACCGCAGACTTGGCATAG gaaCAAAAATGCTGAACCATGTGTTGAACATTTGTGAGAAGGAtggcacttttgacaacatttATCT TCACGTGCAGATTAGCAATGAGTCTGCAATTGACTTCTACCAGAAATTTGGCTTTGAGATCATCGAGACAAAAAAGAACTATTACAAGAGGATAGAGCCAGCAGATGCACACGTTCTTCAGAAAAGCCTCCGCAGTACATGTGTGCCCCCAGCAGGAGAGCTACAGAAAGCTGACTAG